A genomic region of Pyrus communis chromosome 14, drPyrComm1.1, whole genome shotgun sequence contains the following coding sequences:
- the LOC137714835 gene encoding large ribosomal subunit protein eL22z-like gives MSRGAAAGTKGGKKKGASFTIDCAKPVEDKIMDIASLEKFLQERIKVGGKAGALGDSVTVSREKNKITVTSDSNFSKRYLKYLTKKYLKKHNVRDWLRVIASNKDRNVYELRYFNIAENEGEEED, from the exons ATGAGTCGTGGGGCGGCAGCAGGGACGAAGggagggaagaagaagggagccTCGTTCACGATAGACTGCGCGAAGCCGGTGGAGGATAAGATCATGGACATCGCCTCACTGGAGAAGTTCCTCCAGGAGCGCATCAAGGTCGGCGGTAAGGCCGGCGCTCTCGGCGACTCCGTCACCGTCTCCCGCGAGAAGAACAAGATCACCGTCACCTCCGACTCCAACTTTTCCAAAAG GTATCTTAAATACTTGACAAAGAAGTACTTGAAGAAGCACAACGTGAGGGATTGGCTTCGCGtgattgcatccaacaaggACCGCAATGTTTATGAATTGAGATACTTCAACATTGCTGAGAACGAGGGTGAGGAGGAAGACTAA
- the LOC137715058 gene encoding magnesium/proton exchanger, which produces MSGISSIVARENCESYLIFQGETGLGAGFRTFLYFLGLAYCFLGLSAITARFFRSMESVVSHSRKVVDIDPCTGAEVIRYEKVWNFTIADISLLAFGTSFPQISLATIDAIRNLGNLYAGGLGPGTLVGSAAFDLFPIHAVCVVVPKAGELKKIADIGVWLVELFWSFWAYIWLYIILEVWTPNVITLWEALLTVLQYAFLLIHAYAQDKRWPYFSLPFPRSERPEDWVPAEVVTGKHDTYPCNECSNILEVGEDENKNVVDIFSIHSESGLGPKYQKVPGIDETPEPSNKDFQENMISQDHHVFAIWRQQFVDAVKLESTESRKLKNIYLRLARILWQLILAPWRLLFAFVPPYHIAHGWVAFIGSLIFISAIAYVVTKLTDLISCVTGINPYVIAFTALASGTSWPDLVASKIAAERQITADSAIANITCSNSVNIYVGIGVPWLIDTAYNFFVYKEPLRIENAAGLSFSLLVFFSTSVGCIAVLVIRRLTLGAELGGPRLWAWITCAFFILLWLIFVVLSSLKVSDII; this is translated from the exons ATGTCTGGAATTTCGAGTATAGTTGCGCGAGAAAATTGCGAAAGCTACTTGATTTTCCAGGGTGAAACAGGCCTCGGGGCTGGTTTTCGGACTTTCTTATACTTTCTTGGTCTTGCGTACTGTTTCCTTGGGCTTTCCGCTATAACTGCTCGCTTTTTCCGGTCTATGGAGAGTGTTGTGAGCCACTCGCGGAAGGTGGTAGACATCGATCCTTGCACTGGTGCTGAAGTTATTAGGTATGAGAAAGTGTGGAACTTCACAATTGCAGACATTAGCCTGCTGGCCTTTGGGACTAGCTTTCCTCAAATATCATTGGCCACGATTGATGCTATAAGAAACCTTGGGAACCTCTATGCCGGAG GTTTGGGTCCTGGAACACTAGTCGGTTCTGCTGCATTCGACCTTTTCCCCATCCATGCTGTATGTGTTGTCGTTCCTAAAGCTGGAGAGCTGAAAAAGATAGCTGATATAGGAGTCTGGCTAGTTGAGCTCTTTTGGTCTTTTTGGGCCTATATTTGGCTATACATAATTTTAGAG GTGTGGACACCGAACGTGATTACACTATGGGAGGCCTTATTGACAGTACTGCAATATGCATTTCTGCTGATACATGCTTATGCTCAAGACAAGCGTTGGCCCTACTTTTCTCTTCCTTT CCCAAGAAGTGAGAGACCAGAGGATTGGGTGCCAGCTGAGGTTGTTACGGGCAAGCATGATACTTATCCTTGCAACGAGTGCTCCAATATACTTGAAGTTGGTGAAGATGAAAACAAGAACGTTGTTGACATTTTTTCTATACATTCAGAAAGTGGTTTAG GTCCAAAGTATCAAAAAGTTCCTGGAATTGATGAAACTCCCGAACCCTCAAACAAGGATTTCCAAGAGAATATGATATCACAAGACCATCATGTGTTTGCAATTTGGAGACAACAGTTTGTGGACGCAGTCAAG TTAGAAAGTACGGAATCAAGAAAACTGAAGAACATCTATTTGCGACTAGCCAGAATTTTGTGGCAGTTAATTCTTGCTCCATGGAGACTACTATTCGCATTTGTGCCTCCTTATCATATTGCTCATGGCTGGGTCGCCTTTATCGGCTCCTTAATTTTCATCAGTGCGATAGCTTACGTTGTAACAAAACTCACAGATCTCATAAGCTGTGTCACAG GAATAAACCCTTACGTCATAGCATTTACTGCATTAGCAAGTGGAACTTCGTGGCCGGATTTAGTTGCAAGTAAGATTGCTGCTGAACGTCAGATTACAGCTGACTCTGCCATTGCAAACATTACTTGCAG CAATTCGGTGAATATATATGTTGGCATTGGTGTTCCGTGGCTGATTGACACTGCATACAATTTCTTCGTATATAAGGAACCGCTGCGGATTGAGAACGCAGCGGGTCTTAGCTTCTCGCTGCTTGTATTTTTCTCGACTTCGGTGGGCTGTATCGCGGTTCTGGTAATTAGGCGTCTAACGTTGGGTGCCGAGCTCGGAGGGCCAAGGCTTTGGGCGTGGATTACCTGTGCGTTTTTCATCTTGCtttggttgatttttgttgTGCTTTCTTCTCTCAAGGTTTCTGATATCATATGA
- the LOC137715059 gene encoding blue-light photoreceptor PHR2-like — MATNSQIPENPESKSQEEQNPLAIVPSAAALPPFATASLSLSLSTILPTHFFQQPKVSTLFSSQPTNVKVPTQASSLTHLSLSTANVTPPKLSFKSTISANPLQSPLSLGPRRPLDPSNGAAIRRASIVWFRNDLRVHDNECLNSANNESVSVLPVYCFDPKDYGKSSSGFDKAGPYRASFLVESVADLRKNLQARGSDLVVRIGKPETVLVELAKAIGADAIYAHREVSRDEVKEEEKIEAAMKEENVEVKYFWGSTLYHAEDLPFKLEDMPTKYGDFREKVKGLEVRKTIEALDQMKGLPSRGDVEPGDIPTLMDLGLNPSATTSQDGRPAAIASAVGGETEALERLKKYTAECQAQPPKVGKDGSHDSIYGANFSCKVSPWMVLGCLSPRSMFDELKKTASRTISASSNRNDDGGSGMNWLMFELLWRDFFRFVTCSCAKKQLSAAPATACTGALA, encoded by the exons ATGGCCACCAACTCCCAAATCCCAGAAAACCCAGAATCCAAATCGCAGGAGGAACAAAACCCACTTGCCATTGTGCCTTCCGCCGCCGCACTTCCTCCCTTCGCCACTGCCTccctctcactttctctctccacGATTCTCCCCACCCACTTCTTCCAGCAACCCAAAGTTTCCACATTGTTTTCTTCCCAGCCGACCAATGTCAAGGTCCCCACGCAGGCATCGTCCCtgacccatctctctctctccacggCTAATGTAACTCCGCCCAAGCTCTCCTTCAAGTCCACCATCTCCGCCAACCCTCTGCAGAGCCCCCTCTCTCTGGGTCCGCGCCGCCCCCTCGACCCCTCCAATGGGGCCGCAATCCGTCGAGCTTCCATCGTCTGGTTCCGAAACGATTTACGAGTCCACGACAACGAGTGCCTCAACTCGGCCAATAACGAGTCCGTATCGGTCTTGCCCGTCTACTGCTTCGATCCGAAGGACTACGGGAAATCCTCTTCTGGGTTCGATAAGGCAGGCCCGTACCGGGCGTCGTTCTTGGTCGAATCGGTGGCGGACCTCCGGAAGAATCTCCAGGCGAGAGGGTCCGATCTGGTGGTCAGAATCGGGAAGCCCGAGACGGTTTTGGTGGAGCTGGCGAAGGCGATCGGCGCTGACGCCATTTATGCGCACAGAGAGGTTTCGCGCGACGAGGttaaggaggaggagaagattGAGGCAGCGATGAAGGAGGAGAATGTGGAGGTCAAGTACTTTTGGGGAAGCACTCTGTACCACGCGGAGGATTTGCCGTTTAAGTTGGAGGATATGCCGACGAAATACGGCGACTTCAGAGAGAAGGTGAAGGGATTGGAGGTAAGGAAGACGATTGAGGCTTTGGATCAGATGAAGGGGCTGCCGTCTCGCGGCGACGTGGAGCCTGGTGATATTCCAACATTGATGGACTTGGGGCTTAATCCTTCTGCCACTACGTCTCAG GATGGAAGGCCTGCTGCCATTGCTTCCGCGGTGGGAGGGGAAACTGAAGCCCTAGAAAGGCTAAAAAAGTATACTGCTGAATGCCAAGCACAGCCACCGAAGGTGGGTAAAGATGGAAGCCATGATAGCATCTATGGTGCCAACTTTTCGTGCAAAGTCTCGCCATGGATGGTCTTGGGATGCCTTTCTCCTCGCAGTATGTTTGATGAGCTAAAGAAAACGGCTAGCAG AACCATTTCTGCTTCATCAAACCGAAATGATGACGGTGGCAGTGGAATGAACTGGTTGATGTTTGAGTTACTGTGGAGGGATTTCTTCAG ATTTGTCACTTGCAGTTGTGCAAAGAAGCAGCTCAGCGCTGCTCCAGCCACCGCATGTACGGGTGCCCTTGCTTAA